One Salvia splendens isolate huo1 chromosome 1, SspV2, whole genome shotgun sequence genomic window, CTGATATATGTAGTGTCTTTTTTAGGGAAGTAAGAGATTGTGTAGAATGGTATTGAAATGGATTGGAGAATGTTAAGGGAATGTGAGGTATATATAGAGGAATAGGAATATATATAAAGGTGTGACAACGGCTTGCAAGATTTGTTCACTACCTGTATAGTTGACTTATTCATCCAGCAAGAACCTTGGTGATCTTCttgattttcatatttttatttcacaTTTGTGATTGATGCATTCGAGAAATAAATGGAATGACGTAGTTGTAGAATGATCAagtgtaaaaataaaattgggTGTGACATGGAAGTAGTTGACATTCTCTTCTAAGGGAAGATAATTGCATGTACCATGCAACATTAAGTTGTACGTCACTAGCTATAACGCAATCTAAACCAATGAAAAATACTCCCACTCTAGTTTTTTAactagaaaaattaaataaatagttttgctaagattttcttaaaatctttGATTTAAAAGAAATACGTTGTTTTATTTTGGTTTGGGGTGTGTCGTAAGATAGTAGAGGTTGACTAAGGAATGGTGGGATTAGTTTGTTTGCTAATTAAAGGGGAGTGTGTTTTTGTTAATCAAGAATCTTCGTTCGTGTGCTCTACATGTGTTTGCTACGTGTTCGACCTTCAACCTCTCATTTcactaatatatttatatataagcTTATTTGTAATATCTCATTTTAAAGTGTGATTTGCAACTATTGCACATAAATCATGGATTTAAGACATGTagacaatttttttaaagataatTAAAAGTGAATCTGTGAACTTACTCGATATTTTTAGTAACGAACACCATGATTATTTACACGTGGACACTAGAAGAACAAGTATTTACTACAAAGTTATAAGgaatatattagtaataattgGTCTATTAATACAACAATTTTGATCAGTTAATTTATGAATTGTGCATTGGTTAAAAATTAGTGCAACCATATGCATCCACTCTTCTAGAACTTAAAATCTCAGCCATAAAAATTGCCGTACCATAATTAATGTGTGAGATTCAGTATTGTAGGAGCtgaatgatttttttataaaagtaaGATGCGTCATTGGGAAGGAAAAAATCATGTTCAAAACTTGATACTATTACAGATTCTAAAATATCAATGTGAGGTTCTCAAATGAATAATGAGACTTCAATTTTTgttatttctcattttcttgCTTTAGCATAAGAGAAAAAAGTACCCATAATTTAGGGAAGAGATTAGAGAATATTCCTCAATCCCCACCccataatatacataaaaagGGAGATGAAAAatgtaggggtgagcaaaaaaaccggaaaccaaatatccgaaccgaaccaaaccgaaattttgaaattcggttcggttatttcggtttttcggttcgattcggttttgaaaatacaaaaattttgatttttcggttcggttcgggcgaagaaaaaaaccgaataaccgaatttatttaattatttattttattatatatatgttactattatttaattataactaaaagtaaaagcCCTAATTGGAAACTCACGTTTTCTGAATTCTGAATTCTGAATTCTAAAAGTAAAAGCCCTAATTGGACAATATTGAAGACTTGTCATGGAACTTcattttggatttattttgaTGTAATGTGTTGAACTATTGAAGACATTTAGATTGATGTTTTTATTGTGGAATGTTGATTGCATATTTGTATTTGTTGGTTGATGCCTTTGATGGATTAGggatattatcatttttatcatgtTATGTTTTGTAGGTTGAAAATTTATAAGTTTCTGTActgttttctttctctccagattttcagtttttaattcggttttcggtttaaggtttttcgatttttcggttttttatataatttcggTTTAGTTCGGGTTTTTAAGTTCGATTTTCgatttcggttcggttttagtTTTAGGcaaaattcggtttttcaggTTCGGTTCGGTTAGGGCGAAAAACCGAatcgaaacccgaatgcacacccctatgaaaatgtcaaaaaaaaaaagtggacCATTCCAAATTCCAATAGTGAATTTAAAGAGATTGCCTTTGGAAGGAGAAGTGGCAAAGTTTGATTCACAAACATTACGATTAAATGTAGCAAATTTTCTTGAGCACTTTTAGTGCCATAAGAAAGCCAGTCTACTATCAAAATGTTTTAGGGGCCCATATGCCAAACCAATTTTAATTCCTTTTTGTACTTGCATGATTTGATTTTCTATACAAGCGTCATTTTTTAGCGATTTTTATCGTGAAAACAAGCAAATTGAGTGCACAAAAAGATAgtttaaatcataaaaaatatagtTATCAAATAGATTGGGTCGGATCATCCATGTCCATACATACATAAACTGACAAATTGGAATAATGAGATTCTATATTTCTATTCATAGCCACCATTTAACTCATTGTGGCCATttgttttataaattaaattcataattgaAATACGCTGCATGTTTATAGAAAATGTGAATAAAAATGCTCCATATGTTTCTTAGTTGTACAAGTTATTGTTAGAATATAGGAAATATATTGGAGGAGTATTTTAGTTTGGAGGAAATATTTGAGGGGACAATGGGTGGAATATTTGGGAAGTGATTTAGGAGATGTTGATGTGGGGAAAACCAAGAcactctttatttctcaaattctCTCAACTTCTCAACTTATCTAAAATGTTACAACTTACTCCTATTTATAGGAGTCCTCTTCATATTCTAGAATCtacataataattttatattctaaatatctagatttttatctataaaaatctagatatttctTACATAATATCTAAAATCTAGATTATTCTcctaaaatatctagatatttctactaaaatatctagatattttctCAAGCTTATTTCTAGACAATTCTacaatatctagatatttccattacaaaatcaagtttaataatatttcaacaCTCCCCCTTAAACTTGATTTGTCATTCCGAGCAATGTCCTTATCTTGACAAAGTCTTCATGCTTGAGCGGCTTTGTGAAGATATCAGCAACCTGATCTTGCGACTTCACATACTCGACTTGAATCTCTTGATTTGCAACACATTCTCTGATGTAGTGGTAGCGGGTGTCGATGTGTTTGCTTCGGTTGTGGAACACTGGATTTTTGGATAGCGCAATGGCCGACTTGTTATCCACACAAATAGTTGTTGGCTCTTTTTGTGGCCACCAGAGCTCCGATAATAAACTCATGAGCCAAATTGCGTGACAAACACTGAAAGTGGCAGCCACATATTCGGCTCCGCATGTTGATAGTGTGACAATTGGCTGTTTCTTAGACATCCAAGTGAAGGCAGTGTCTCCCATGTAGAACACATATCCACTTGTACTCTTTCGATCATCATTGTCTCCAGCCCAATCACTATCGCTATAGCCAACAAGCTTGTAATCATTAGATTGTGAATAAAATAGGCCATAGTCGATCGTACATCTGAGATAACGGAGTATCCTCTTTGTTGCCTTGAAGTGGGAAGTAGTTGGATTTTCCATGTAGCGACTTACGAGCCCAGTAGCGTACAATATATCTGGCCTTGTGCAAGTTAAGTACCGTAGGCTTCCAACCAAGCTCTTGTATAGTGTCGGATCCACCTTTTCTCCTTTGTCGTTCTTAGATAGCTTGACCCCGCACTCCACCGGCGTGTTGATTGGCTTGTAATCctccattttgaatttcttcagaatCTCCTTTGCATAGTGTTCTTGTGTGATGAATACTCCATCTTCAAGTTGCTTCACTTCTACACCGAGGTAGTATGCCATCAGCCCAATGTCCGTCATCTCGAATTCGTCAGTCATGGCCTTCTTGAATTCCTCAAACATGCTTGGATTGTTTCCTGTGAAAATGAGATCATCCACATACAAGCACACTATTAAGACATCATTTCCTTTACTTTTCACATAGAGCGCATGTTCATGTGGGCATTTGGTGAAGCCGTTATCTTCAAGATACTTGTCGATCCTGCTATTCCATGCCCTTGGTGCTTGCTTTAGCCCGTACAAGGCTTTCTTCAACTTTAGAACTTTATCTTCTTGGCCATTCACCACGTAGCCATCAGGTTGCTTGATGTAGACTTCTTTATCAAGGAATCCATTCAAGAAAGCCgactttacatccatttgatagATCTTCCATCTATTTTGGGCTGCAAGAGAGAGTATTAGTCTAATAGTTTCTAGGCGAGCAACGGGAGCAAATACCTCATCATAGTCGATTCCGGCTCTTTGGCTATATCCTTTTGCGACGAGTCTTGCTTTATATCTTTCAACTTCACCATTGGAATTCTTCTTAATTTTATACACCCACTTAACTCCAATGGCCTTATGACCCTTTGGTAGTGTCACCAACTCCCACGTATCATTCCTCTCTATAGCCTTAATCTCTTCATCCATTGCGACTCACCAATTTTCACTTTCTGCAGCTTCTTCATAGTTGACTGGTTCACAATCAGCAAATAAGCAGAATAAGGTAAGATCTTCTAACCTTTCAGTGTCTTCATACACTTCAGCCAAATTTCGTGCGCGTTGTGTGGCTCTTTCGTTCAAGAAAGATGGCGGTGAGCCTCCAACGGATGTAGCAGAAGATGCAGGTGGAGTTGTTTGTTCTTGTTGCTCCTTTCTTATTTGCTCGTCTATTCTTGGATCTCCAAATAGAGGTATGGAATTGGTGTCATTGTCCGAGCCGAAATCCCATACTCCTTCTTCATCGAACTCCACATCTCGGCTAATCATTGTTTTCTACGAAGTTGGATCATATAGCTTATATCCTTTAGTGTTAGAGTCGTACCCGATGAAGATGAATGGCTTGCTTTTGTCATCGAATTTACTCCTCGTTTGATCTGGTACATGTGCATAGGCTTTGCTCCCGAACACTCTCAAGTGTGCGATCCCTTGTTTTCTTCCGCTCCAAGCTTCTTGAGGAGTCATTCCCCACACACTTCTGGTTGGAGACCGATTAGACAGGTATACAGCGCACGCCACTGCTTCTGCCCATAGCTCATTGGGCAAATTCTTCGTCTTTAGCATACTCCGAGTCATCTCAACGATAGTCCTGTTCTTTCGTTCGGCCACTCCATTCTGCTGGGAGGGATCTTGGAACCGTTAATTGCCGCCGAATTCCTCTTTCTTTGCAAAATTCTTGAAGCTCCCCGGATGTGAATTCTCTACCTCGATCGGTCCTCATTGCTTTGATCTCTAGACCACTTTCTTTCTCAACGGcagccttgaacttcttgaAAGCGTCAAATGCTTCTGATTTCTGCTTCAAGAAGTATACCCAcgtttttcttgaaaaatcatcgaTAAATAGtaggaaataattatttttaccgAGGGAGCTTGGCTTGATTGGTCCACATACGTCTGCATGGATTAACTCCAATGGTTTCTGAGCTCTCGAACTCGACTCATTTGGGAATGGCTTTCTGAAGTGCTTCCCAAGTAAGCATCCTTCACAGAGTTGATCGGGATGCTTGATGGGCGGTAATCCTCGTACCATTTCTTTATTTGATAGCAATTTTAAGCTACCAAAATTCAGGTGCCCAAATCGAAGGTGCCACAACCAAGACTTATCTTTGTAGCATACTTGAAGACACTTCACCACATCATTTTGcacatttaataaaaacattCTATTCTTGGACATTGGCACTTGGGCGATCAAATTATTTTTGCCATCTCTTATTGAAAGGCTATAATCCTTCATATGAATATTATAACCTTTCTCTAAGAGTTGTCCAAGactcaaaatattatttttcatattggGCACGTAATATACGTTAGAAATAAAATCATGAGCTCCATTCTTTAGACGAATTAGTATTTTGCCTTTCCCTTTAACTGGAATTTTagattcatcaccaaaggaGACGTTACCACTTACTGATTCATCAAGCTCCACGAACATGCTTCTGTTCCCGCACATATGATTGCTCGCTCCTGTGTCGAGGTACCACGTATCATCTTTTCTCCCAGCTTCTCCTTTATAAGCTAGAAGGACacaaccattttcttcattcgtATTCTCCACGTAATTAGCCTTCTCTTCAACTTTTGATTTTGCATCTCTGCACTCGGAAGTATAGTGCCCATATCTATGACAATTGTAACACTTTATTGAAGATTTATCGTACCTCGACTGTGGGGAACTCCTTCCTCGTCCCTTATTTGGGAACTCCTTTCTTTCTTCATTGTTCGAAAAATATCCTCGTCCACGTCCACGAGCATATCCTCGGCCACGACCGCGCTCTTGTCTTTGTCCGCGACCTCTTCCTTGTCGACCACCACCACTGCCCGaactttcttctttctcctttGGGCTCACTTGCAACTTTAAAAGTTGCTCCAaaatttcctttttcttcttttgtttctcCTCATATGCTTGTAGCGATCCCAATAAGTGATCGATACTCGTTTCCTCTAAATCTTTTGTTTCTTCAATTGTAACTACTATATGCTCAAAATTTGGAGTTAGAGAACGCAATATTTTTTCCATAATTCTAACATCCTCCAATTTTTCAccatttcttttcatttgatttgacaCCGCCAAGACTCTTGAAAAGTAATCCGAAATTGATTCGGACTCTTTCATATGTAAAGACTCAAATTCTCCTCTTAAAGTTTGGAGACGTACCTTCTTTACTCGCTCCGCACCAATACACGAGATTTGGAGCTTCTTCCACGCTTCTTTGGCCGTGCTTGCACTTGTGATCTTCTCGAAATCGTCGTCCCCTAGAGCTTGGTAGATGAGATAGAGAGCTttcttgtctttctttctcGCATCTCGCAATCTATCTCTTTGTTGTTGGGATAGATCGGTCTCGTCTTGCGGCTCCTCGTAGCCACTCTCCACGATCTCCCAAACATCGTGGGCTCCCAATAATGCTTTCATCTTGATACTCCAATTATCAAAACTGCTCTTATTGAGCATGGGGACTTGGAACGATGACAAGTTAGCCATACTATAGGTAGGAACTTATGGCTCTGGTACCACTTTGTTGGAATATAGGAAATATATTGGAGGAGTATTTTAGTTTGGAGGAAATATTTGAGGGGACAATGGGTGGAATATTTGGGAAGTGATTTAGGAGATGTTGATGTGGGGAAAACCATGAcactctttatttctcaaattctCTCAACTTCTCAACTTATCTAAAATGTTACAACTCACTCCTATTTATAGGAGTCCTCTTCATATTCTAGAATCtacataataattttatattctaaatatctagatttttatctataaaaatctagatatttcttacataatatttaaaatctagattattctcctaaaatatctagatatttctactaaaatatctagatattttctCAAGCTTATTTCTAGACAATTCTacaatatctagatatttccattacaaaatcaagtttaataatatttcaacaGTTATTTGTTGTTGCTAAACTGAAATTGTGaataaaaatactccatatatatgTTTCTTAGTTGTAGTAGTATAAGTTTATTTGTTGTTGCTAAACTAAAAATGTGAATTTGGcaaataaatactccctatGTTTcgtagtagtggagtcattttaccattttagtatgttccataatagtggagtcatttccttttctaaCAAAAGTCAACACATATTAtctctttattctctcttcctctatctacctttttcatttcttactttattctttctatacttaattcatttaacacaatttttcttaaattgtgtGCTAAAAAGAAACGTCTCCAGTGCcgtggaatggagggagtacaacgTAGTTGGATAGTTTTCGTGTGCTTGATTCTAAACTCGTCTATGAAACTATAAATAAGCTGTAGAATAGTACAAGTATATGGTCGGCCCAATGAGTGACCCACGCATACTAATCAATTCTAGCCCatttaagtaattaaattacATGATAATTATATGCTACTCCAATTACTCTGCTAGATAGTGTGGTGTGAGTGTGATAGTAACTTCAAAATGACTAGTTCGAAGTAGGGTCgttataaatttgtattttatacactgtttaagaaattttatttcataataatatttaattcgATAGGTATCTTCTCCattcgtcccttaaaaatagaccatATTTGTTTGAgatgtcccttaaaaatagaccaattATATTTAAggaattattttctctctaatgaggcgggtctcattctctactaacaatacttcaatcattttttatttctatctcttactttaccaattagatattaaaactcgtgtcattttaaatgttgtctattttttagagacggatggagtattaatttagtGTGTGTGTCACTTTTTGATATTAATGATATTATTACTCTGTGCGGGTCGGATGGAGTATATAGGAACGTCACAAATTTTCTAGTAAATGTTACTGGGATAAAGCATAAAGCTCACATTGTTTAGTTAAAATTTgatgttatttatttttatggattCATTCTTTCGAGTAGTTTAGTTATAAGATACTTTCAGAATTCAGCAACTCTATACCAGCATTTGTTATATTAGACACTCAATTATTTTAAATGATTAGATTGTTTAACATATTAATTATGACTTTACTAACAATGCACTAATTTTCTATAATAGGACAAGAAAATGAAGTACTATATGTAGACGCAAAAGAATATTCAGAAAAAACcatgaaagagagaaagaacaAAGTGGCACTAGATAAATAGTTGTCCCAAACTAATCCCTTTAATTATGACACCAAGAATTAAAGATAGGTGATTTTCTGCATTACTAACAATGCAttgatttaatttgataaaacaaacaattgaaataagatgcataaaattcaaatttaccACGACGAACAGAAAAAACAAAAGTGGCACTAGTTGATTTGTTATCGTAATTCGTAAACCAACACTCTTCCACTTAATTATCACAGCAATATAAAGATAGGTGATTTTCTACCAACCGGATTAATCCATTTACTATTACATTAAAAATATTGTCAATGATTAACAGTATTTTGCATATCACAATtaataaatccaaaaaaatatatcatgaTGCAAGTTCAATAATGAATCAAAATGGCTAAAACCATTTCCTGTTACAAGTTACATCAAAGCTCCATCAAATTTACAAGGTACAACCGAATCGATTTCCTGTTATAGATCAGACAGCCATTGTGTGTACTGAAAAAGGCTAAAGCTAACACAATCAATTAACCAAATGGAACATGCTTTCAGGCAAATCTAAATGTAAAAATCTACAAATAACTAGGTACTGCAATACACAAATGTCTGAATTCTGATCGTTCTACCATGGTTCTTGCATCCTAACAAACTCCCAGGATTGTAACTTCACAGCTTCCATATTAGACCCTGGTCCTGCAAATGATCACAAACTTTACTTTCCATTTGACATTTTATGTATGATTCTGTTGGCACTATCTTCAATACACAAGCCCTTAAAAATGAAGAACGCGGCCTGTTATATATACCATGATTTGACaaggaaatgaaaatgaaagcaGCAACTTGGGCATCTGGCTAGTCATTTGATTACTTTGATTTCATGATATGTATGCCCTGGTATCCTCATGGGTAGACAAGACAATTTTGTGACTGACAGACTTGTAAAGGCCTACAACTCAAGCGCATTCTTCCACATTTCAGAGAATTTGGACACCACAGAGTCCGAAAATTCTGCAGCAAAAATCATAGAGTACAGGATCAAGAACCACCAAGGCCAATTAAACAAGTAGATTTTCTTACTCGGGATAAAAGCAAGAAAAACAagacaaataataataacataGTTGATGAGGAAAAGGGTTGTCAAATGTACATAGAAATCCAACTACACGCTCCTTTGCAGAGAGTTAAATCA contains:
- the LOC121786439 gene encoding uncharacterized protein LOC121786439; translated protein: MANLSSFQVPMLNKSSFDNWSIKMKALLGAHDVWEIVESGYEEPQDETDLSQQQRDRLRDARKKDKKALYLIYQALGDDDFEKITSASTAKEAWKKLQISCIGAERVKKVRLQTLRGEFESLHMKESESISDYFSRVLAVSNQMKRNGEKLEDVRIMEKILRSLTPNFEHIVVTIEETKDLEETSIDHLLGSLQAYEEKQKKKKEILEQLLKLQVSPKEKEESSGSGGGRQGRGRGQRQERGRGRGYARGRGRGYFSNNEERKEFPNKGRGRSSPQSRYDKSSIKCYNCHRYGHYTSECRDAKSKVEEKANYVENTNEENGCVLLAYKGEAGRKDDTWYLDTGASNHMCGNRSMFVELDESLKGKAKY